The following nucleotide sequence is from Pseudomonadota bacterium.
ATTTCCGGATGAAAGGCCGATAAAAACATCTGCGTTTTTAAGAGCCTGCTCGAGAGTTCCAGTAAAATTTTCAGGATTTGTGATTTTAACTATTTCCCATTTCGCCCAGCTCATTCCTTTCAGCCGATATTTATACAAAGCGCCGTCTCTGTCACACACTATCACCTGTTTTATCCCGGCTTTTATTAGAAGATCCGCACTGGCAAGACCGGCCATGCCGGCGCCATTTATTACTACCCTGGCGTTGATAATATCCTTACCAACAACCTTCATTGAATTTATCAAAGCTGCAAGTACAGGTATTGCGACTCCAAGCCCATGATTATTAAATACCGGTATATCCGCGGCTCTTTCAAGATGATCTGTAATAGTAAAGCTTTGGGGACTGGCAATGTCTTCTAAGCAAAATGCTCCGAAAGTAGGTGTAAGAGCAAGAGCTGTTTCAATAAACTCATAAGGATCTTTTGTCCTGATGCATATCGGAAGAGCATCCACACCGGCAAATGTCTTGAATATAACTGACTTTCCCTCCATAACAGGAAGTGCTGCTTCAGGACCTGCATGACCAAGCCGAAACAGCCCGGAACCGTCCGTTAAAATTCCTACTGTATTTCCGCGGCATGACAGCGAATAAGACTGTACGGGATCTCTTGCGATTTCCAAACAGGATGAAGCAACTCCTGGGGTATACACAAGGCTTAATATTTTTGAGTCCTTTATTGGTATCTTGGGAGAAACGCCGATAACTCCGCGGTAGCGTTTCCTGTATGCAAGAGCTTGTGCTTCCTGATTAGTAATTTTGTCCGGCATTTAAATCTCCTTCAAAAAAGGGTTCCGGGATTCGATGGTTCCAGGATTCAAGAGATAAGCACCCTTCACTTGAATCCTGGAACCCTTGAATCCTTAATATTAAATTTTTGATCCGTTTTTTACAGCATTGGTTGCAAGAAAATCGGCAAGTTCATTTTCTTTATGACCTGCATGACCTTTAACTTTAATAAGCTTAATATCATGAAAATTTTTCATTTTCACTTTTATTGAGTTTATTAACTCAATATTTTTTTTTGGTTTCCAGTTTAAAGAAAGAACACCGTGAGAATAAGAACTATCTGTAAATATTCTTACCGGTTTTTTGGTTGTCTTAAGTTCCGTTAAAGCAACTTTTATTGCTTCCAGTTCTGCAATATTGTTAGTAGCAATTCCGATATATTTTGATATTTCTTTCTCATGTTCTCCAAAACGAAAAAAAACCCCTATGCCTGATGGCCCAGGATTGCCGGATGATGCACCATCAGTATAAATACAAATGGCATCGGAAGGTATAATTTCCTTTAAGGCAGAATCTTTATCGGGTTTTTTTAAAGAATTTCTACCCAATGGTTTTTTCTTGGTTGTCTGTGTATCGGTGTTTATAGAATCTACAGGCTCAAGTTTATTTTCATAAACCCAGTATTCATAGTCCTGCTTGGTATTATATTTAATTAAAACTTTTCCGTTTTTAATTACCGGTTTTTCTTCGGATGAAAAGGCCTGCCAGACTTTGTTGCCCTTAAACATCTTTCTTTTCCATAAGATATCATTTTCTTCCATAATTAATAACCCAGCCGACAAACCCAATTTACGAGTAAAGATGATATTTAGAGCTTATATCAAGATACTGCTCAAGCTCAACTTTCCATGATTTTTCTATATCTTCAATATCAACATTGTTTTCAATTGCACTGCGGATCTCATGATTTCCAGAGATAAGATCTATAGGATATTTTTCAAATTCATATTCATAAGGAGGAAGTTTCCACGCAAAATTATTTCTA
It contains:
- a CDS encoding ribonuclease HI, yielding MFKGNKVWQAFSSEEKPVIKNGKVLIKYNTKQDYEYWVYENKLEPVDSINTDTQTTKKKPLGRNSLKKPDKDSALKEIIPSDAICIYTDGASSGNPGPSGIGVFFRFGEHEKEISKYIGIATNNIAELEAIKVALTELKTTKKPVRIFTDSSYSHGVLSLNWKPKKNIELINSIKVKMKNFHDIKLIKVKGHAGHKENELADFLATNAVKNGSKI